In Streptomyces ambofaciens ATCC 23877, a single genomic region encodes these proteins:
- a CDS encoding NUMOD4 motif-containing HNH endonuclease, translating to MSDEWREIPGFPGYFASSSGRIRGRRGWELSPAVGRGGYEKVTLYAGGRKQNVEVHRAVALAFLGPDEEGRPVVAHGDGNPRNNTPGNLRWATYADNAADRDRHGRTARVCGEDHRSAKVTAHEVRGIRAEYEEGVLTQAMLGEAYGLSHQTVWSIIHRQNWRHLDA from the coding sequence GTGAGCGACGAGTGGCGGGAGATACCGGGGTTCCCCGGCTACTTCGCAAGCAGCTCCGGGCGCATCCGGGGGCGGCGAGGTTGGGAGTTGTCTCCTGCGGTAGGGCGGGGCGGGTACGAGAAGGTGACCCTGTACGCAGGTGGGCGGAAGCAGAACGTGGAAGTACACCGGGCGGTGGCACTCGCCTTTCTTGGTCCGGACGAGGAGGGCCGCCCAGTTGTTGCACACGGCGACGGCAACCCGCGGAACAACACCCCAGGCAACCTCCGATGGGCAACGTACGCGGACAACGCCGCCGACCGTGACCGACATGGAAGAACTGCGCGCGTGTGTGGAGAGGACCACCGTTCCGCGAAGGTGACGGCGCACGAGGTACGAGGAATTCGCGCTGAATACGAGGAGGGCGTACTCACCCAAGCAATGCTGGGAGAGGCATACGGGCTCTCGCATCAGACCGTCTGGTCGATCATCCATCGTCAAAACTGGAGGCACCTCGATGCGTGA